The Providencia rettgeri genome includes a window with the following:
- the nsrR_1 gene encoding HTH-type transcriptional repressor NsrR: protein MAHITVSVEYGIHCLLWFVDNPERSLSSRELAELQGISPSFLAKILPRLEKAGIVSSNEGIRGGYRLALPPEKITFLSIIDAIEGYKPLFECQEIRRRCAVFEENGLPQWAISGTCSVHKVILQAENAMRDVLANQTLADVAQRLCQIAPNSFYRDVNSWMDQKIEARTVRSNKGGRGKT from the coding sequence ATGGCACACATTACTGTCAGTGTTGAATATGGTATCCATTGTCTACTTTGGTTTGTTGATAATCCCGAACGCTCTCTTAGCAGTAGAGAACTTGCAGAGTTACAAGGCATCTCTCCAAGTTTTCTAGCAAAAATTTTGCCTCGGTTAGAAAAGGCTGGGATCGTGAGTTCGAATGAGGGAATTAGAGGTGGATATCGATTGGCATTGCCTCCTGAAAAAATTACATTTCTATCTATAATTGATGCAATAGAAGGCTATAAACCTCTTTTCGAGTGTCAGGAAATACGGCGCCGTTGTGCTGTTTTCGAAGAAAATGGTCTACCACAATGGGCTATTTCTGGTACCTGCTCCGTACATAAAGTCATTCTTCAAGCTGAAAATGCAATGAGAGATGTATTAGCTAACCAAACCCTTGCTGATGTGGCGCAGCGTCTATGTCAAATCGCGCCTAATAGCTTTTATAGAGATGTAAACTCCTGGATGGATCAAAAAATTGAGGCTAGAACAGTTCGTTCAAACAAAGGAGGTCGTGGGAAAACATAA
- the ndh_2 gene encoding NADH dehydrogenase: MTAKIVIAGSGFAGFWAAISAMRVISQANKENSIKVILISARPNLTIRPRLYEAKLDNMSPDISKQLAAVGVEYIAGKIQNIDTDAKLLTINLANGNQTSLVYERFILATGSQLNVPPVPGFDKYGFDVDSLEAAHRLETHLQALKNKPETLARNTVVVVGGGLTGIESAAEMPTRLKKILGGSTKSRVFIIDSEPTVGAGMGADISPVIQQALIECGVELRAGLRVEALSHDGVTLSNGEYIESNTVVLATGVKASSLTEQIRGERDASNRIISDNYLHAQAVSNVFVAGDTVKAPTDNQGNHNLMTCQHALSLGRVAGHNAAAELLGLPLHPYSQPKYVTCLDLGAWGLFIPKVGREKYIILKRKGKK; encoded by the coding sequence ATGACAGCTAAAATTGTTATTGCAGGATCTGGTTTTGCTGGTTTTTGGGCTGCTATTTCAGCAATGCGGGTAATTTCACAAGCTAATAAAGAAAATAGCATCAAAGTTATTTTAATTTCAGCAAGGCCTAACCTCACTATACGACCGCGTTTATATGAAGCAAAGCTGGATAATATGTCCCCAGATATTTCAAAGCAGCTAGCTGCCGTCGGAGTTGAATATATTGCAGGTAAAATCCAAAATATCGATACAGATGCAAAATTATTAACCATTAATCTAGCTAATGGCAACCAAACTTCACTAGTTTATGAGCGCTTTATTCTGGCAACGGGTAGCCAATTAAACGTACCTCCTGTTCCTGGATTTGATAAGTATGGCTTTGATGTTGATTCATTAGAAGCTGCGCATCGTCTTGAAACACATTTACAAGCACTAAAGAACAAACCGGAAACTTTAGCTAGAAACACCGTTGTGGTAGTAGGTGGAGGGTTAACAGGCATAGAAAGCGCCGCGGAAATGCCAACACGCCTGAAAAAAATTCTAGGTGGATCTACAAAGAGCCGAGTATTTATAATTGACTCAGAACCCACTGTGGGAGCCGGAATGGGAGCAGACATCTCTCCTGTAATTCAACAAGCTTTAATTGAATGTGGCGTTGAATTACGCGCGGGATTACGAGTCGAAGCACTAAGCCATGATGGAGTTACTCTGTCAAACGGTGAGTACATCGAATCAAATACTGTCGTATTAGCGACAGGAGTAAAAGCAAGTTCTCTAACGGAACAGATTCGCGGTGAACGTGACGCTAGTAATAGGATTATCTCGGATAATTATTTACACGCACAAGCTGTCTCAAATGTTTTCGTCGCAGGAGATACTGTCAAAGCTCCCACTGATAATCAAGGAAATCATAATTTAATGACTTGCCAACATGCCCTAAGTTTAGGCCGTGTTGCAGGGCATAATGCAGCCGCTGAACTGTTAGGGCTTCCTCTTCATCCTTACAGTCAGCCTAAATATGTAACCTGCCTTGATTTAGGGGCTTGGGGGCTCTTTATACCGAAGGTTGGCAGAGAGAAATACATTATATTAAAAAGGAAGGGAAAAAAATAA